The following proteins are encoded in a genomic region of Hymenobacter siberiensis:
- a CDS encoding lipoprotein signal peptidase, with protein MHPTLTNRQQSAAKFFLLALFVIALDQLSKWAVHTYMQPGMAGEIPLIGHWAKLHYTLNPGMAFGAELPAPYGKLVLSGFRLLAVFGLSYYIIRLCRQRAAAGYIACMALILGGAVGNLIDSIFYGIIYDNSPFGSPSRWFYGQVIDMLYVDIYEGFLPQNWPLLGGKYVSLWPIFNIADSAIFIGVAVILLNQSRFFKQDEPAAVAENHSEPLVAPDSENLA; from the coding sequence ATGCACCCAACCCTCACCAATCGCCAGCAGTCTGCGGCTAAATTCTTCCTACTGGCGCTGTTCGTCATTGCCCTCGACCAGCTGTCGAAGTGGGCCGTGCACACCTACATGCAGCCCGGCATGGCGGGCGAAATCCCGCTCATCGGCCACTGGGCCAAGCTGCACTACACGCTGAATCCCGGCATGGCCTTCGGCGCCGAGCTGCCCGCGCCGTATGGAAAGCTGGTGCTCAGCGGATTCCGGCTGCTGGCCGTGTTTGGCCTGAGCTACTACATTATCCGCCTCTGCCGGCAGCGCGCCGCCGCCGGCTACATCGCCTGCATGGCCCTCATCCTCGGCGGCGCGGTCGGCAACCTGATTGATTCCATTTTCTACGGCATCATTTATGACAACTCTCCGTTTGGCTCGCCCTCGCGCTGGTTCTATGGCCAGGTTATCGATATGCTCTACGTGGACATCTACGAAGGCTTCCTGCCCCAAAACTGGCCGTTGCTAGGAGGGAAGTACGTCTCGCTCTGGCCCATCTTCAACATCGCTGATTCGGCCATTTTCATTGGCGTAGCCGTTATTCTGTTAAATCAGAGCCGTTTTTTCAAGCAGGACGAGCCTGCGGCTGTAGCTGAGAATCACAGCGAACCGCTGGTAGCTCCCGACTCGGAGAATCTGGCGTAG